The Devosia sp. A16 genome includes a window with the following:
- a CDS encoding MATE family efflux transporter, which yields MTRPTYPFDVRSRDVWAIALPASVAFITEPLAGLVDITVIGRQGDAAMLGGVVLGALVFDFIFSMAYFLRTGTAGLTAQAIGARDPRDGLLHVARAIGIGVIAAALMLALQLPLLALANLAMAPTAGVAEAMQQYFEVRIWAAPFSLINYALLGWFYGRAQAKTGMMLQMLIHGIDIPLSILFVMSFGWGPHGAALATVIGQAVACLVGLWLLAGHFGGLRKVMAMIVPDELLHGHALRRMFGLSRDLMIRSIALMGAYAYFAAQGSRLGEVPLAANAILLNFLMISGFFLDGIAQAAEQLCGKAVGANWRPAFDRAYALAFGWGTLIAVGLALVWFAGGWYLIDFMTTSEPVREYARMFLWIAALSSLTGMPAFVFDGILVGVTLNTVMRNGMVLALAFFLAVAVVLQGALGNTGLWISIHLFFLCRAGFYWWALERKKAGLFSA from the coding sequence TTGACCCGACCGACCTATCCGTTCGACGTGCGCTCGCGCGACGTCTGGGCCATTGCGCTGCCCGCTTCCGTCGCCTTCATCACCGAGCCTCTGGCCGGACTGGTGGATATCACTGTGATCGGCCGGCAGGGCGACGCTGCAATGCTGGGCGGCGTGGTGCTGGGCGCGCTGGTGTTCGATTTCATCTTCTCGATGGCGTATTTCTTGAGGACCGGCACCGCCGGGCTCACGGCGCAGGCGATCGGGGCGCGCGATCCGCGCGACGGGCTGCTGCATGTGGCGCGCGCCATCGGTATCGGGGTGATCGCCGCGGCGCTGATGCTTGCGCTGCAGTTGCCACTGCTGGCGCTCGCCAACCTCGCCATGGCTCCAACCGCGGGCGTCGCCGAGGCCATGCAGCAGTATTTCGAGGTCCGCATCTGGGCGGCGCCGTTCTCGCTGATCAACTATGCGCTGCTCGGCTGGTTCTATGGCCGCGCCCAGGCCAAGACCGGCATGATGCTGCAGATGCTGATCCATGGGATCGACATCCCGCTGTCGATCCTGTTCGTGATGAGTTTCGGCTGGGGCCCGCATGGGGCGGCGCTGGCAACGGTGATTGGCCAGGCCGTGGCGTGCCTTGTCGGCCTCTGGCTGCTGGCGGGCCATTTTGGCGGGCTCCGCAAGGTCATGGCGATGATCGTGCCGGACGAACTGCTCCACGGCCATGCGCTGCGCCGCATGTTCGGGTTGAGCCGCGACCTGATGATCCGCTCCATCGCGCTGATGGGCGCCTATGCCTATTTCGCGGCGCAGGGCTCGCGGCTGGGCGAGGTGCCGCTGGCCGCCAACGCGATCCTCCTCAACTTCCTGATGATCTCGGGTTTCTTCCTCGATGGCATCGCGCAGGCGGCCGAGCAACTCTGCGGCAAGGCAGTGGGCGCCAACTGGCGGCCCGCCTTCGACCGAGCCTATGCGCTGGCCTTTGGCTGGGGGACGCTGATCGCGGTGGGGCTGGCGCTGGTCTGGTTTGCCGGCGGCTGGTACCTGATCGACTTCATGACCACGAGCGAGCCGGTGCGCGAATACGCCCGGATGTTCCTGTGGATCGCAGCGCTCTCCTCGCTCACCGGCATGCCGGCCTTCGTGTTCGACGGGATCTTGGTGGGCGTGACGCTCAACACGGTGATGCGCAACGGCATGGTGCTGGCCCTGGCTTTCTTCCTCGCCGTCGCCGTGGTGCTGCAGGGGGCTCTCGGCAATACCGGGCTATGGATCTCGATCCACCTGTTCTTCCTCTGCCGCGCCGGGTTCTACTGGTGGGCGCTGGAGCGGAAGAAAGCGGGTCTGTTTAGTGCCTGA
- a CDS encoding ligase-associated DNA damage response DEXH box helicase, whose translation MLCTNRERPLPLRSEITDWFAGKGWAPRAHQLAVLEATEAGDSALLIAPTGAGKTLAGFLPTLNDLIEHPRPGLHTLYLSPLKALAVDVQRNLMTPISEMGLGIRVEARTGDTPSHRRQRQRFDPPQILLTTPEQLALLLSHPDAPKLFGSLRRVVLDELHAMVTNKRGELMSLGVARLGTLAPQLRITALSATVARPDLLRDWIASPVPGAEARLLMGQGGAKPHIEILKSAEVIPWAGHSSLYAIPDLYRTIKQHKTTLLFVNTRSQAEMLFQELWQANEDMLPIAMHHGSLAVEQRRKVEAAMSEGRLRAVVCTSTLDLGIDWGDVDLVVQVGAPKGSSRMLQRIGRANHRLDEPSKALFVPSNRFEVLECEAALEAVEHNQQDSEDPVSGGLDVLAQHILGSACADAFDPVALHAEIRRAWPYRELSWEQFERTVDFVATGGYALRAYERYAKLRQTGDGKFRIANPQVAQQYRLNIGTIVEEPMVKVRLVKGRGFTRGATTGPIGRFGRVLGEMEEYFFTTLTKGDTFLFGSEIVAYEGMFESEAYVSRSQGKDPKIPSYMGGKFPLSTFLADGVRKLLAHPDEWHLLPDQVSDWLRLQQEASILPAQDSLLVETFPRGAQNYLVCYPFEGRLAHQTLGMLLTRRLERARARPLGFVASDYSLAVWGLGDFSALIRTGRLSLDDLFDEDMLGDDLEAWLDESQLMRRTFRNCAIIAGLIERRHPGQKEKTGRQITVSSDIIYDVLYQHEPDHILIQATRRDAARGLLDIERLGHMLARIKRHIVHKPLDRISPLAVPVLLDIGKVPVVGEARESTMAEAAEELIAEAMGVSPEMRKRAN comes from the coding sequence ATACTGTGCACAAACCGGGAACGCCCCTTGCCCCTCCGTTCAGAGATCACCGACTGGTTCGCCGGCAAGGGCTGGGCGCCGCGTGCGCATCAGTTGGCGGTGCTCGAGGCCACCGAGGCGGGGGATTCCGCGCTGCTGATCGCCCCCACCGGCGCCGGCAAGACCCTGGCGGGTTTCCTCCCCACCCTCAACGATCTGATCGAGCACCCGCGGCCGGGCCTTCATACGCTTTACCTGTCGCCACTGAAGGCGCTGGCGGTGGACGTGCAGCGCAACCTGATGACGCCGATCTCCGAGATGGGCCTCGGCATCCGCGTCGAGGCCCGCACCGGTGACACCCCGTCGCATCGCCGCCAGCGGCAGCGCTTCGATCCGCCCCAGATCCTCCTTACCACGCCCGAACAGCTGGCGCTGTTGCTGAGCCATCCGGACGCGCCAAAACTGTTCGGTTCGCTCCGCCGTGTCGTGCTCGACGAGCTGCACGCCATGGTCACCAACAAGCGCGGTGAGCTGATGTCGCTGGGCGTTGCCCGCCTCGGCACGCTCGCGCCGCAATTGCGGATCACCGCGCTCAGCGCCACCGTCGCCCGCCCGGACCTGCTGCGCGACTGGATCGCGAGCCCGGTGCCGGGCGCCGAGGCGCGGCTGCTGATGGGGCAGGGCGGCGCCAAGCCGCATATCGAGATTCTGAAGTCCGCCGAGGTAATCCCCTGGGCGGGGCATTCCTCGCTCTACGCCATCCCCGACCTCTACCGCACCATCAAGCAGCACAAGACCACGCTGCTGTTCGTCAACACCCGCTCGCAGGCCGAGATGCTGTTTCAGGAACTGTGGCAAGCCAACGAAGACATGCTGCCCATCGCCATGCATCACGGCTCGCTGGCGGTGGAGCAGCGCCGCAAGGTCGAGGCTGCGATGTCGGAGGGCCGGCTGCGCGCCGTGGTCTGTACTTCGACGCTCGATCTCGGCATCGACTGGGGCGATGTCGACCTCGTCGTGCAGGTGGGCGCCCCCAAGGGCTCTTCCCGCATGCTGCAGCGCATCGGCCGCGCCAATCACCGGCTGGACGAGCCCAGCAAGGCGCTGTTCGTGCCCTCCAATCGCTTCGAGGTCCTGGAGTGCGAAGCGGCGCTCGAGGCCGTCGAGCACAACCAGCAGGACAGCGAGGATCCGGTTTCCGGAGGGCTCGACGTGCTGGCGCAGCACATCCTCGGCAGCGCCTGCGCCGATGCCTTCGATCCGGTGGCGCTGCATGCCGAGATCCGCCGCGCCTGGCCGTATCGCGAGCTGAGCTGGGAGCAGTTCGAGCGCACCGTCGATTTCGTCGCCACCGGCGGCTATGCGCTGCGCGCCTACGAGCGCTACGCCAAACTGCGCCAGACCGGCGACGGCAAGTTCCGCATCGCCAACCCGCAGGTGGCGCAACAGTACCGGCTCAATATCGGCACCATCGTCGAGGAGCCGATGGTCAAGGTTCGGCTGGTCAAGGGGCGTGGCTTCACCAGGGGCGCCACCACCGGACCCATCGGTCGCTTCGGCCGGGTCCTGGGCGAGATGGAGGAGTATTTTTTCACTACCCTCACCAAGGGCGACACCTTCCTGTTCGGCTCCGAGATCGTCGCCTACGAGGGGATGTTCGAGAGCGAGGCCTATGTCAGCCGCTCGCAGGGCAAGGACCCGAAAATCCCATCTTACATGGGCGGCAAGTTCCCGCTCTCCACCTTCCTTGCCGACGGTGTCCGCAAACTCCTCGCTCATCCCGACGAATGGCACCTGTTGCCCGACCAGGTGAGCGACTGGCTGCGCCTGCAGCAGGAAGCCTCGATCCTGCCGGCCCAGGACTCGCTGCTGGTCGAAACCTTCCCGCGCGGCGCGCAGAATTACCTCGTCTGCTACCCGTTCGAAGGGCGGCTGGCGCACCAGACGCTCGGCATGCTGCTGACCCGGCGGCTGGAGCGGGCGCGCGCCCGCCCGCTCGGTTTCGTCGCCTCCGACTACTCGCTCGCCGTCTGGGGCCTCGGCGATTTCTCGGCGCTGATCCGCACCGGCAGGTTGTCGCTCGACGACCTGTTCGACGAGGACATGCTGGGCGACGACCTCGAGGCCTGGCTCGACGAAAGCCAGCTGATGCGCCGCACCTTCCGCAACTGCGCCATCATCGCCGGGCTGATCGAGCGCCGGCATCCGGGCCAGAAGGAAAAGACCGGCCGGCAGATCACCGTCTCCTCCGACATCATCTACGATGTGCTCTACCAGCACGAGCCCGACCACATCCTCATCCAGGCCACCCGCCGTGACGCGGCGCGCGGGCTGCTCGATATCGAGCGGCTCGGCCACATGCTCGCCCGCATCAAGCGCCACATCGTGCATAAGCCGCTCGACCGAATCTCGCCATTGGCGGTACCGGTATTGCTCGATATCGGAAAAGTTCCGGTGGTCGGCGAGGCCCGCGAAAGCACCATGGCCGAAGCTGCCGAGGAGCTGATCGCCGAAGCCATGGGCGTTAGCCCCGAGATGAGGAAACGGGCGAATTGA
- a CDS encoding quinone-dependent dihydroorotate dehydrogenase: MPLVSGLTRDTLLKMDPEIAHGATIAALRLGLAPEQEGADPPELRTSLCGLELRNPVGMAAGFDKNAEVPKPLARMGFGMVEVGTVTPRPQSGNPKPRLFRVNPADGVINRMGFNNEGHDAAFARLKGAHVGAILGVNIGANKDSEDFVADYVTGVTRFADVADYLTVNISSPNTPGLRNLQADEALTRLLAAVLQARSKASVRVPVLLKIAPDLDEKALDGIAKVVLATDLDGLIVSNTTLSRDPVQGMENATETGGLSGKPLFNLATQKLAQVRQRVGTLPIVGVGGIHSPESAVAKFEAGADAIQLYSALVFGGLDLLDRLKRGLSAAVRSRGLKSVSELTGLTTAEWASGKASL, translated from the coding sequence ATGCCGCTGGTCTCCGGCCTGACCCGCGACACGCTGTTGAAGATGGACCCCGAGATCGCCCATGGCGCCACCATAGCGGCGCTGCGGCTCGGGCTGGCGCCCGAACAGGAGGGCGCCGATCCGCCCGAACTGCGCACCAGCCTTTGCGGGCTCGAGCTCCGCAACCCCGTCGGCATGGCGGCCGGCTTCGACAAGAATGCCGAAGTGCCAAAGCCATTGGCGCGCATGGGGTTTGGCATGGTGGAGGTCGGCACGGTGACGCCGCGCCCGCAGTCGGGCAACCCCAAGCCGCGGCTGTTCCGCGTCAACCCTGCCGATGGCGTGATCAACCGCATGGGCTTCAACAACGAAGGCCATGACGCGGCCTTTGCCAGGCTGAAGGGCGCCCATGTCGGCGCCATCCTCGGGGTCAATATCGGGGCCAACAAGGATTCCGAGGATTTCGTCGCCGACTACGTCACCGGCGTCACCCGCTTTGCCGATGTCGCCGACTACCTGACGGTCAATATCTCTTCCCCCAACACGCCGGGCCTCAGGAACCTCCAGGCCGACGAGGCGCTGACCCGTCTGCTGGCGGCGGTGCTGCAGGCCCGCTCCAAGGCCTCGGTGCGCGTGCCGGTGCTGCTGAAGATCGCGCCCGATCTCGACGAGAAGGCGCTCGACGGCATCGCTAAAGTGGTGCTGGCCACCGATCTCGATGGGCTGATCGTCTCCAACACGACGCTGAGCCGCGACCCGGTGCAGGGCATGGAGAACGCCACCGAAACCGGCGGGCTCTCCGGCAAGCCGTTGTTCAACCTCGCGACGCAGAAACTGGCGCAGGTCCGCCAGCGGGTAGGAACGCTGCCGATCGTCGGCGTCGGCGGCATCCACTCGCCCGAAAGTGCGGTGGCCAAGTTCGAGGCCGGCGCCGACGCGATCCAGCTCTACTCGGCGCTGGTGTTCGGCGGGCTCGACCTGCTCGACCGGCTGAAGCGCGGACTGAGCGCCGCCGTGCGGAGCCGTGGGCTGAAGTCGGTGTCGGAGCTGACCGGGCTGACCACGGCGGAGTGGGCGAGCGGGAAGGCGTCGCTGTAG